From the Papaver somniferum cultivar HN1 chromosome 2, ASM357369v1, whole genome shotgun sequence genome, the window tcatgctcaaacataaggaatcttacggagcaacacaaaatattcacaaagatgtggatcggagatcgaccaatactgcggaataaacagggattcattctattttccatcactatttgcataatgacatataatagacttaatccttgtaaataaaagttttatcctttcttccatcaaaacaatgacataaaaggctttaacttttgtaatgtcaaaagttcattctattttctatcaatacattcataccgacataatagagataacttttgagcaagtatgggacagtcacaggttcacggacgtaaaaaacatatcacataacaatttgcaatatataaaatcataaagattaaaatttcaaATAATCATCTTCCaagaacttagaatttaaataaataaatctaaaaacattgaagatgatacgttctgttttggtcatgaagtatctttatggaaatttcattaggatcccactagttttcgtacctttgccaatttatattgacaaaaggggggagaattaatgtgtagttcacactaaaaatacatatggtttacggatcattacgtAAGAGGGAATGATTTTCATGTGAgaagaagtattgactaagggggagtgatacatatcaccatagtattgttgtcaaagttgtgatacaattgaactttgatgctgtgtaataatactatgacactgtataacaatgattgagagcaactgttttctcattgatatggccacggatcttcaaaaactatgatgctgagttgaacacgttcaaaatcactggagtacttagaggtgacgaagatttagagtaatgttgaagaaccaaggagatcaatcatttggatgagaagttacaaagtttatttattttgtaatccatatgtattgatagtttttctctaaaattgacaaagggggagattgttagagcactgatcggtcgaactcgcaagcgttgctatctcaagcttgtttgtaaagtttagtgatcaaaactataagtcttgatttctagtctacttatatatatgtctcggactaggataaattgtgtagttgagatttagacttcacggcgttcatcaattgaagacgaagaactactaaggagagcttgtggaacttcatcaataaaaggtatgtggagattgaaactcatctatcactcggaaagtctatttatactctatctcctatattgagacaaaagtcatatagctctatagtattcgattatacacatttgatatttcgagctatgtttaactcgcttacatatttctcaaaatatgtcttggtaagctttcgctttaaccaagttcatcttatattcttgacgaaagtcaaaagatgatcatatgaaaatcgcctggtaagatcttacataatttgtgtgagagagtcatttgatatagacctggaatgtttcgtattgattatttcaataactcgaaaattgctttgatgctaattgtttgtgaaaacaactattgtcatcctctaagaatgtttcaatgattgaaatagagtttagaacacttaaccataattggattatagaaatagtatgcgtacttgcatatatgttgatccaagaccggtatagtatgcatacccgtatgcgtactagcgaggtcaggtaaagtccgggagccttggtatgcgtactcgtacgaaTACtagcgaactcagttgaagtccgggaactattgtatgcatacccatacgtgtactaattcaactgttgttttggatgtgtgatagtatgcgtacccgttcgcatactatcggacacagtccaagtccggctacttaagtatgcgtacccgtttgcatacttgagtgggtgaAGTTCTAGAATCAGTTTTGcaatgaaaaaatacatttatataataaggaatgcaatcttttgcaaaccgtggctataatgttcatgaattgattcgagcgaaccaaaccgattttgtttcaattgtgctcttgtatacttctatgagaatataccaattgaacaactctataactagtttcatttgagtcatttgaactagttgtggttaagattaataaggttgatataaaagtgttcatatggctaacttcggttaactattgtttgagccaacctagtgtacacgtttaggtatggttattcatatctaaatgaaggtacattccatttgtgtgtaacaagctaagtccatctaacggtggagagttattgctttggtttcaagcaaacccTGCTTGGCTCTTAGATCAagtttcatctagcggtgaatatttattgctttgttccaaagctatcaaaccctgatttggagactatataagggagaactctagcaactggaaaacctaatccccacacctcctgtgtgatactagttgcgactatatTCGatactcctttaaccttaggtttattcaaaaaccctgcaggttaacgacttggatacttcattgggattgtgaagccagacccaactattttctctgtagttgcatgttctgatcttgctgttttctatcgtgattgagtactatcttctctaagaattgctcgagatttaatctctgataggcaagataaaaagtagtcacaaacatcttcgtctcatcatttgtgattccacaatattttgtttcgctaccatacaattaatattattgtgagatgattgatatttctaggctgttcttcgggaatataagtccggtatatcaattggtttctgttcaccttgatttatcaaaagacggaataaaactcataggtatgtctgtaggagacagatttatctattcaatagacttttctgtgtgagacagagtggtttatcaagtcttcgactttgggtcgtagcaactcttagttgtgggtgagatcagctaagagaatcaagtgcgcagaatcttaatggggttcagagacgtaaggagcgcaactgtaccttgatcagcgtgagattggttagggctcaactacattccagtctgaagttaacttggagtaggctagtgtctgtagcgactcaatacagtgtggtgttcaaatatggactaggtcccgaggtttttatgcatttgtagtttcctcattaacaaaacttatggtgtctgtgttatttcttttccgcattatatttttttatatatttgaaatatcacaggctgtgtgagtttaatcaattgtgaatccaacctttggttgttgattaaaatgattgacacttggatattggtttttgatatcgttcaatttatttcttatattcaatctggctcgcaaatccctatttgtttgattgcagattgaattgagagattgagatataactctttgatatacttttcttaagattgagtctgactgtctagttgattatcttgaaagtatattagagttagtccatacagattgctaagcgaaatattgggtgtggttgttagaccctcgccttttcaaatatgacaaccaaacttgacataccaagctACGCTCTAATAGAAATCGTGAACCCTAATTCAGTTTTCCTCACAAGATTACTTGTAAACAACTAAGGGTATCTTGTTATATGAATTCTACGGTTTATAAAAAACACCTAGGAACAGGAACTGAAACTATCAAAGAAGGTAGATTCCCTATGCTTTACGATCCCCAAGTAAAGTCTTATGAATCCTCACACTTGTTCGTGAAGAACAAAgttatggaaaacaaccttatatGACCAAACACAATTTCTAAAGGGATAGGTTGTATTGTTACATGAAAATGACCAAGTCTAGGTAGCTTGGGAACCAAGCTACCTTGTCTAGAAGACAAAAACCTAAGTATATggcaaaatagggttttagtcaCCTAGGTATGTGAGAAGGTACGCGTACCGTTGAAAAATTTTGTGTACCCTTTTCCTATTCACGAATCAACTATATCACCCATAACTTATTCGTTATAACtctgaattgagtgattcttggcccGTTGAATTCATATGTTCATCCACTACAACATAAGAATTTTTACAGAGATAAAGGTCATGCTCATTAAATTCATGAGCTCAAACTCTTCAAgcatatacataaatgtatattcaCCTTCATAAGAGttattccatagagtgagcacttgTTTTGATAGATATAGAGGTAAAGTAAACAATATAATCAAGTATTTGTTACTAACCTTTAATGAAGTTCTTTAAGGATGTCTTCTTATAATCTTTATTCTCCATTCTTCAAGGATAGCTTTGATTCTATACTCTACTTCTTAgatctaatctagtccgaaactaacTTTAGTAAACTAAATCAAGAAtacgttttggcaactaaatttgacaactaacttgacataccagcgctgGTGGTAACAACATAGCAGCAAGAGAATAAAAGATGAAAGTCATCTTCAAGCATAAGATTGCATAACACGCAGACCGGGTCAACACTCGTACCCCaagaaagaagtttaaatctagtctAACACATTTCAGTTTCACCAAATACATATGTACATatactttgaagttgcttaaggAAGATTGCAGGTTGCAGCCAATTCAAATTTCAGTCCAAGGATCTTACTTTTTtgcatttctttttgtgttttcttttccaaaaacatGTAAACTACAAATTTGGAACATTTGTGTGTGACTTTTTTGTGttcaaactgaaatttgaatcGAAAACTTTTTGTGTTCAAAgtgaaatttaaaataaaaacaggTTATGAAATTTCTATCAGATAACAAAAaactatcgaagatataaatatCAATAATCTTAACGAAACGAAATCGGTTAGAATCTTTAAGACTCCGTCGAATATCGGAGAATACTTATCGTAACGGAACTGACTGAGCCTATTTTTTTTACAATCGTTCTACACGTACTGAGCAACTGAACAGATTAAAAATCGGACAGATACATCGATTGGGCCTGACCTTCTGGAATTTGCAGGAGGCCTGCTTTGTGGGACCTACCTGTGTCTAAACGGTTTTTAAAATGTTCCAATGCCCGGTTCGTtaagattttttgttttctttttgaataTACAACAACTCCCAAGAAAAATAAAGTGAGAATCCAAATTCAATCCGAGTAATAAATGTGTCCCCTTAATTGAAAAACAGTGGATTAATCTTATTCACAACTAACGGTCCAGATCACTGATCATTGAAATGGCCAAAAATGAATCAACGACCTACTTCTCTGTCTGTATCAAGAGAAAGACGAAACTAAATCTAAAtagaaaagaaagaggagaagcatCAGTGATCTAGTACCTAAGTCATGTCTTTTTTCTTCAAACCTTCAAGACCTAAAACTCCAACAGAGCTTGTCAAAGCAATCAAAGATAGTCTCGTCGCTCTGGACACCAAAACTGTTGTTGAAGTTAAAGCCCTTGAAAAGGTCagatttttatttcaatttctcAGCTCAaaattagatttatttgtttccgTTGTCTATGTTAATCATGATTTGATCTTATTTTGGGTGTCcaatttgattttcaattttcGACATTGATCATATAAATCTTTACATTTATAGGTGTTTCTTAGCGTGTTTACAATAAAATGTTTGTTTGTGATATGAAGAATGTAATGAATAAGTGAAAAGAAATGTATGTGTTCATTTTCGGATAGGTAATTAGGGCAAAGATTCTGTGTACGTGTTGAGCTTTTTGAGTTTTCGAAGCACATGAACTAGTTGCAGCTTGTTTTGGCTCTAAATCTGCCATCAACTGGTGGGCCTAAAACCTTTCTTCTTGTCAACCTTTTGCTCAAGAATGTTCCAAGACCTTTTATAGACTTAGTAGATATATTAGTTAAAGGAAACTAGAGTCTCTTCTGAAGTTAGGCAAAGTCATGTTAAATCTTTAATTCTGTATCGAATGGACTCGACTTGTATCCCGATCATCCCCTATAATGTTCTCAGCTTAATAATATAATAGTCGGTGttcatcaaaaaaacaaaaaaaagaaactgCTTCCATTTGTGGGAATTGCTAGAGATCGGAGAGATTCTGTACTTACTTCTGGTTTAGGGTACACTGTTTTGTGACTAAAAGGAATCACCTTGTTTAGTCACCGCAAGAGGGCCTCCTCTAACTGGccaaacatttcttaaatagatACTGTTGTGACAATTTATCATAATTCATCCGTTAGAGTGTGAGTGTTTGATAATCAGACACTGTTGGTTACTTGTGCGTTAAAATATCCAGTGCTTTCTAGGAGGGAGAGTACAAGGAAGTGCTGTTGTTCTAAGCTGTGATTAGTGTGGTTTGCATTCTCTTTGACGACGATGCTGATCTCTatatgttttcttcaaaaacaggCCTTAGAAGAAGTTGAGAAGAACGTTGTTGCTGTGAAACAAGCTCTTTCTGGAGATGGGGAGGTTGAACCAAATCCAGATAACGTGTCACAAATAGCGGTTGAGATTTGTAAAGAGGATGTTCTTGGCCTTTTCATTCACAAATTATCTATATTGGGTTGGGAAGTAAGAAACAAAACTGTTCTTAGTCACATGTTTCCTGTATCTAGTGTTTTTAACTTACATAATTATGTTTATTTTAGGCAAGAAAAGATTTAGCGCATTGCTGGTGCATTTTGCTTAGGCAAATGGTTGGATCTAGTTATTGCTGTGTGGAATATATTGAGAATCATTTGGAGCTACTAGATTTCCTTGTGGTTTGGTGAGTTCCTATTTCAATACATTAATTATATGTAAGTTAGTCGAACAAAGCTTATTGCAGTTGGTATTCAGGGTGAGGATTTATGTGACCATCTGGTTTTGTTGAGGAATACCTATTCAAAGATAAATATTTGGCTGTCCCTGGAACTATACTGATTATAGTATATAACTAGTCTATTTCCCCTGAATTCAGAGAACTGGACAAGATTGTTCACTAATTGCATTTATCGCCTTATTTTACTGCAAGATACCCCCACACTTACTGTAATTTCTGAAGAATTTATATTTCTTGAGTGCAAGATTGTTCCTTATACTTATTGTGGTGTTCTCAAAACAGCTACGATAACAAAGACATAGCTTTGAATTGTGGGAGTATGCTGCGGGAGTGCATCAAATTCCCAACTCTTGCAAAGTAAGAAGTTATGCCTTTCAATTTCTGCATTTCTTGATACTGCTGTGACCTTTACTTCAATCAGTTTTATTGTAGCATACATAACAGTTGGAATTGTGTTGAAAAACTCAAAGTAAGAGATATTATTTTGCTCATGAACTAACACATCAGGCCCCTGAAACTTAGGCTGCTTCTATCTTATCCCCTTTTGTTCCTCTGAATTAAATATATGAAGAGTGTATAGTATGTCTTGCAAATAGTTGCATCAAAGGCTCAATAAGAAGAAACGGAACTATTTAAGTTACTCATAGTAAAAGATTGGACATGTATGTTGTGAATAGAAGATCAAAACTGAGAATGCtggaggaagaaaaaaaacaatattGGTTGATTAGTTGTTTCGTGGTCAGTACAGAATTTCGTTCATGCTTTAAGATTCTATTTGTGTTCACAGATCTGTTTAATATTGTGGGTGTTGGTCTGTTTTATTTCCGAGATCGTTCTCTTCCGTGGAGTATTCTTAATTGACAAACAATCCTTGAATTTTCATTTTCTTAGATTTTTGTAGTGATCTTTCAGATATATATTGGAATCAACAAGCTTTGAGTTGTTCTTCAAGTACGTGGAGCTGCCTAACTTTGATGTTGCATCTGATGCTTTTGCTACCTTTAAGGTCTATACTGCTATTTACAAAATTTATATCTTGTTCACATTCCAATAAAAAGATGAAGGCCTTGTGTTTTCTGTTCTCTGGAGTTGATGTTGATAAACAACCAATGGCAGGAATTGCTAACTAAACATGAAACTGCTGTCTCTGAATATTTGACTGCCCATTACGAAGAGGT encodes:
- the LOC113350148 gene encoding calcium-binding protein 39-like, whose product is MSFFFKPSRPKTPTELVKAIKDSLVALDTKTVVEVKALEKALEEVEKNVVAVKQALSGDGEVEPNPDNVSQIAVEICKEDVLGLFIHKLSILGWEARKDLAHCWCILLRQMVGSSYCCVEYIENHLELLDFLVVCYDNKDIALNCGSMLRECIKFPTLAKYILESTSFELFFKYVELPNFDVASDAFATFKELLTKHETAVSEYLTAHYEEFFELYEKLLTSPNYVTRRQSLKDSSKNIQLSAFHIFKVFVANPNKPRDIIVILAKNHERLLALLHNLSVGKGNEDEQFEEEKELIIKEIERISRMPNIV